The stretch of DNA ATTCGGAAATTAACGCAAATCCTGCTTTGAAAAGCGCAACGGTTGATGATCTTGCAGATATAGTTCTAGCCAAAAAATGGAGAATTTTTCTGCCTGACGGCATCAAACGCACAACAGCCGAAAAAGCTGCCCAACGGGTTTTGTACATGACAAACCAGCCTGAAAACCAAACCCAACAGGAGAACTAACCATGCAAACCACTATCCCCACCGGTTCAATCCGCACCTTTGGCGATTACGGCGTGATGTACATCGTCGGCACGCCTGCCGAACAGCTTCCGGACGGCGATTGGCTCGTAAATATTGAACTGCCGGAAAGCGGCGAACAC from Euzebya tangerina encodes:
- a CDS encoding DUF5397 family protein is translated as MQTTIPTGSIRTFGDYGVMYIVGTPAEQLPDGDWLVNIELPESGEHTQYKLSHIVQDPKAA